A stretch of DNA from Nocardioides sp. Arc9.136:
CGGCCGGGCATGTACATCGGCTCCACCGGTGAGCGCGGCCTGCACCACCTGATCTGGGAGATCGTGGACAACGCGGTCGACGAGGCCCTGGCCGGCCACTGCGACCGGATCGTCGTCACCCTGTGCGCGGACGGCGCGATCCAGGTCGAGGACAACGGCCGCGGCATCCCCACCGACACCGCGCCCGGGCAGGAGATGCCCGCGGTGACGATGGCGCTGACGATGCTGCACGCCGGCGGCAAGTTCGGCGGCGGCGGCTACAAGGTGTCCGGCGGCCTGCACGGCGTCGGGGTCTCGGTCGTCAACGCGCTGTCGACCCACCTGGTCGTCGACGTCAAGAACCGCGGCCACCTCTGGCGCCAGTCGTTCACCATCGGCGTCCCCGACGGCGAGCTGGAGCAGGTGCGCGCGCTGGAGCCGGGGGAGAGCACCGGCACCACGGTGAAGTACTGGGCCAGCCCGGAGATCTTCGAGACCACGACGTACTCCCTGGAGACCATCACCACCCGCATCCGCGAGATGGCCTTCCTCAACAAGGGCCTGGAGATCGTCGTGCGCGACGAGCGGCCCGCGGCGACCGAGGTCATGGACGCGGTCGAGGACGACACCGTCGCCGACGACGTCGACCAGGGGTCGGCCGACGCTATGCGCCGCGGTGGCGAGGGCGGCATCGAGCAGGTCTTCAAGTACGACCGCGGCCTGGTCGACTACGTCGAGCACCTCAACCGCCGCAAGGACAAGGCCAACCCGACCGTCATCTCCTTCGAGGCCGAGACGCCGCCCAGCGTCGAGAACCACATGAGCCTCGAGGTCGCGATGCAGTGGAACACCAGCTACACCGAGTCGGTCCACACCTTCGCGAACACGATCAACACCCACGAGGGCGGCACCCACGAGGAGGGCTTCCGCGCGGCGCTGACCTCCCTGGTCAACCACTGGGGCGAGGAGTGGGGGCTGATCAAGAAGCGCGAGGACCGCGTCTCCGGCGACGACATCCGCGAGGGCCTCACCGCGATCATCTCGGTCAAGCTGGGCGAGCCGCAGTTCGAGGGCCAGACCAAGACCAAGCTCGGCAACACCGAGGCCAAGGGCTTCGTCCAGCGCCTGATGAACGACCAGTTCGGCGCCTGGCTCGAGCAGAACCCCGCCGAGGGCCGCGACATCGTGCGCAAGGCCCAGGCGGCGGCTTCGGCCCGGATCGCGGCCCGCAAGGCCCGCGAGCTGGCCCGCAGCCGCAAGGGCATCCTGGGCGGCGGCGGTCTCCCCGGCAAGCTCTCGGACTGCCAGTCGACCAACCCCGCCGAGTGCGAGGTCTTCATCGTCGAGGGCGACTCCGCGGGCGGCTCGGCCCGCCAGGGCCGCGACCCGCGGATCCAGGCGATCCTCCCGATCCGCGGCAAGATCCTCAACGTCGAGAAGGCGCGCATCGACCGGATCCTGGGCAACCAGGAGGTGCAGTCGATCATCTCCGCGCTCGGCACGGGCATCCAGGAGGACTTCGACCTGGAGAAGCTGCGCTACCACAAGGTCGTGCTGATGGCCGACGCCGACGTCGACGGCCACCACATCAACACCCTGCTGCTGACGCTGCTCTTCCGGTTCATGAAGCCGCTGATCGACCACGGCCACGTCTACATGGCCCAGCCCCCGCTCTACCGGCTGCGCTGGAACAAGCCGCACGAGCACGAGTTCGTCTACTCCGACGCCGAGCGCGACGCGCTGATGGCGGCCGGCCTCGAGGCGGGCAAGAAGCTGCCCAAGGAGAACCCGGTGCAGCGGTACAAGGGCCTGGGCGAGATGAACGCCAAGGAGCTGTGGGAGACCACGATGGACCCCGACCAGCGGCTGATGCTGCAGGTCACCCTGGACGACGCCGCGCAGGCCGACGAGATCTTCTCGATCCTCATGGGCGAGGACGTCGAGCAGCGCCGCTCCTTCATCCAGCGCAACGCCAAGGACGTCCGATTCCTGGACATCTAGGCGCTCTGGCCCTCTCTGGGCCCCTCTAGAGCGAACCCTAGACATCCGGTAGAACCAGCGAGAGAGAGCAATCGTGACCGAGACGCCCACCGACGGCGGCGGACCGACCACCCCTGGGCCCGGCGGCCGCATCGAGCCGGTCGAGCTGCAGACCTCGATGCAGCGCGCGTACATCGACTACGCGATGGCGGTCATCGTCGGCCGCGCGCTGCCCGACGTGCGCGACGGGCTCAAGCCGGTGCACCGCCGGGTGCTGTACGCCATGTTCGACGGCGGCTACCGGCCCGACCGCGGCTTCTCCAAGTGCTCGCGCGTGGTCGGTGACGTCATGGGTCAGTACCACCCGCACGGCGACACCGCGATCTACGACACCCTGGTCCGGCTCGCGCAGCCCTGGGTGATGCGCGCGCCGATGATCCAGGGCCAGGGCAACTTCGGCTCGCCGGGCAACGACGCGGCCGCGGCCATGCGGTACACCGAGTGCCGGATGGCCCCGCTGGCCATGGAGATGGTCCGCGACATCGACGAGGAGACCGTCGACTTCCAGCCCAACTACGACGGCCGCTCGCAGGAGCCGGTCGTCCTGCCCTCGCGGATCCCGAACCTCCTGGTCAACGGCTCGGCCGGCATCGCGGTCGGCATGGCCACCAACATCCCGCCGCACAACCTGCGCGAGGTCGCGTCCGGGGCGCGCTGGGCGCTGGAGCACCCGGACGCCACCCGCGAGGAGCTGCAGGACGCGCTCATCGAGCGGATCAAGGGCCCCGACTTCCCCAACGGCGCGCTCATCGTCGGTCACCAGGGCATCGAGCAGGCCTACCGCACCGGCCGCGGCTCGGTCACCCAGCGCGCGGTCATCGAGGTCGACGAGGACTCCCGCGGGCGCACCTGCCTAGTCGTCACCGAGCTGCCGTACATGGTGAACCCCGACAACCTCGCGCTGAAGATCGCCGAGCTGGCCGACTCCGGTCGCGTCCAGGGCATCTCCGACGTGCGCGACGACACCTCCGACCGCACCGGCCAGCGCCTGGTCGTCGTGCTCAAGCGCGACGCCGTCGCCCGCGTCGTGCTGAACAACCTGCTCAAGCACACCGAGCTGCAGACCAACTTCAGCGCCAACATGCTCGCGCTGGTCGACGGGGTGCCGCGCACGCTGACCATCGACCAGTTCATCAGCAACTGGGTCGAGCACCAGGTCGAGGTCATCCGCCGGCGCACGGAGTA
This window harbors:
- the gyrB gene encoding DNA topoisomerase (ATP-hydrolyzing) subunit B → MPGLPEQAAAALTSSRVDNDYDASAIQVLEGLEAVRKRPGMYIGSTGERGLHHLIWEIVDNAVDEALAGHCDRIVVTLCADGAIQVEDNGRGIPTDTAPGQEMPAVTMALTMLHAGGKFGGGGYKVSGGLHGVGVSVVNALSTHLVVDVKNRGHLWRQSFTIGVPDGELEQVRALEPGESTGTTVKYWASPEIFETTTYSLETITTRIREMAFLNKGLEIVVRDERPAATEVMDAVEDDTVADDVDQGSADAMRRGGEGGIEQVFKYDRGLVDYVEHLNRRKDKANPTVISFEAETPPSVENHMSLEVAMQWNTSYTESVHTFANTINTHEGGTHEEGFRAALTSLVNHWGEEWGLIKKREDRVSGDDIREGLTAIISVKLGEPQFEGQTKTKLGNTEAKGFVQRLMNDQFGAWLEQNPAEGRDIVRKAQAAASARIAARKARELARSRKGILGGGGLPGKLSDCQSTNPAECEVFIVEGDSAGGSARQGRDPRIQAILPIRGKILNVEKARIDRILGNQEVQSIISALGTGIQEDFDLEKLRYHKVVLMADADVDGHHINTLLLTLLFRFMKPLIDHGHVYMAQPPLYRLRWNKPHEHEFVYSDAERDALMAAGLEAGKKLPKENPVQRYKGLGEMNAKELWETTMDPDQRLMLQVTLDDAAQADEIFSILMGEDVEQRRSFIQRNAKDVRFLDI